From a single Brassica oleracea var. oleracea cultivar TO1000 chromosome C5, BOL, whole genome shotgun sequence genomic region:
- the LOC106295233 gene encoding transcription initiation factor TFIID subunit 6: protein MSIVPKETIEVIAQSIGITNLSPEAALMLAPDVEYRVREIMQEAIKCMRHSKRTTLTASDVDGALNLRNLEPIYGFGSGGPIRFRKAIGHRDLFYTDDREVDFKDVIEAPLPKAPLDTEIVCHWLAIEGVQPAIPENAPLEVIRAPAENQIYQQKDGPLIDIRLPVKHVLSKELQLYFQKIAELTMSKSNPSLFKEALVSLASDSGLHPLVPYFTNFIADEVSRGLNDFLLLFNLMHVVRSLLQNPHIHIEPYLHQLMPSVVTCLVSRKLGNRFADNHWDLRDFTANLVALICKRFGNTYVTLQSRLTKTLVNALLDPKKALTQHYGAIQGLAALGHNVVRLLVLSNLEPYLSLLEPELDAEKQKNQMKSYEAWRVYGALLRAAGLCIHDRLKIFPNLPSPSPSLLNKGKGKVINTEPNKRKLSVDSSENRSPRKRLIATDGSDGGPSPMQVDRPTGDANPPQNSVHPSSSEQASGGNAPESRNAKENQGSKGRTITRKAILDQIWKDDLDSGRLLVKLHQLYGDRILPFIPSTEMSLFL from the exons ATGAGCATTGTACCTAAGGAAACGATTGAGGTTATAGCCCAAAGTATAGGGATTACCAATTTGTCACCTGAGGCTGCACTGATGCTTGCTCCTGATGTTGAGTATCGTGTTCGTGAGATTATGCAG GAAGCTATCAAATGCATGCGTCACTCTAAGAGAACGACTTTAACAGCTTCCGATGTTGATGGTGCTCTCAACTTAAGGAACCTTGAG CCGATATATGGGTTTGGCTCAGGAGGACCAATTCGGTTTAGAAAAGCTATTGGGCATCGGGATTTGTTCTACACTGATGACAGAGAGGTGGATTTCAAAGAT GTGATTGAAGCTCCACTACCAAAAGCTCCCCTTGATACTGAAATTGTCTGTCACTGGCTTGCCATTGAAGGAGTCCAGCCAGCTATACCAGAAAACGCTCCTTTAGAAG TCATTAGGGCACCTGCAGAAAATCAAATCTATCAACAAAAGGACGGACCTCTTATTGACATTAGGCTACCAGTGAAGCATGTCTTATCTAAGGAGCTTCAG TTATACTTCCAAAAGATTGCTGAACTTACAATGAGCAAGTCAAATCCTTCCCTGTTTAAAGAGGCATTAGTGAGCTTGGCCTCAGACTCAGGACTTCATCCCCTAGTTCCATATTTTACAAATTTCATTGCTGATGAG GTATCACGTGGTTTAAATGACTTCCTACTCCTGTTTAATTTAATGCACGTTGTCAGAAGTCTTCTGCAGAATCCTCATATACACATAGAACCTTAT CTTCACCAGTTGATGCCCTCTGTTGTAACATGCCTTGTATCGAGAAAGCTTGGAAATAGATTTGCCGACAACCATTGGGATCTTAGAGATTTTACTGCGAATCTGGTTGCACTGATATGTAAAAG GTTTGGAAACACTTACGTTACTCTTCAGTCTCGTCTTACGAAAACTTTAGTCAATGCACTTTTGGATCCAAAGAAGGCCTTGACTCAGCACTACGGTGCAATTCAAGGATTAGCGGCTTTAGGGCACAATGTC GTACGCCTTCTTGTTCTGTCAAATCTTGAACCGTATCTTAGTCTTCTCGAACCAGAATTGGATGCTGAGAAGCAGAAGAACCAGATGAAGAGCTACGAAGCTTGGCGTGTGTATGGAGCGCTACTG CGTGCTGCAGGCCTGTGTATACATGACCGGCTTAAAATCTTCCCGAATTTGCCATCTCCTTCACCAAGTCTCCTCAACAAGGGAAAGGGGAAAGTAATCAATACTGAGCCAA ATAAGCGAAAGCTGAGTGTAGATTCTTCTGAAAACCGGTCACCTCGTAAAAGATTGATAGCTACAGATGGGTCAGATGGTGGTCCATCGCCAATGCAAGTAGATAGACCGACGGGAGATGCCAATCCGCCACAAAACTCCGTTCACCCATCCTCATCAGAACAAGCTTCTGGTGGTAACGCACCTGAAAGCAGAAACGCAAAGGAGAATCAAGGCAGCAAGGGCCGGACTATTACCCGGAAAGCAATCCTTGATCAGATTTGGAAAGATGACCTCGATTCCGGACGGCTCTTGGTTAAACTACACCAACTCTACGGTGATAGGATTCTTCCTTTCATCCCTTCTACAGAGATGTCATTATTCCTCTAA
- the LOC106295234 gene encoding protein TIC 20-I, chloroplastic isoform X2, with protein sequence MMISGCSALTSHVLTSSWGFKPSSYRATASGGQTQRCLAPSSLSVIKNSLGSHLPFNGLQASVQRASSSRLLNGEQGSLSSTLPVLPIRRKALLSPRASKDVPSSFRFPPMTKKPQWWWRTLACLPYLMPLHETWMYAETAYHLHPFLEDFEFLTYPFLGALGRLPGWFLMAYFFVAYLGIVRRKEWPHFFRFHVVMGMLLEIALQVIGTVSKWMPLGLYWGKFGMHFWTAVAFAYLFTVLESIRCALAGMYADIPFVCDAAYIQIPYD encoded by the exons ATGATGATAAGTGGATGCAGCGCGTTAACTTCACATGTTCTAACAAGCTCTTGGGGTTTCAAGCCATCTTCATACAGAGCTACAGCTTCAGGAGGACAGACTCAACGTTGTCTTGCTCCGAGTTCATTGTCTGTCATAAAGAACTCTTTGGGCTCACATTTACCATTTAATGGGCTTCAAGCTAGTGTACAAAGAG CCTCGTCTTCTCGGCTTCTGAATGGGGAACAAGGTAGTCTGTCTAGTACATTACCCGTGTTACCCATCCGCAGGAAAGCCCTTTTGTCCCCAAGAGCGTCAAAAGATGTACCATCCAGCTTCCGGTTTCCTCCAATGACCAAAAAGCCACAATGGTGGTGGAGAACCTTGGCATGCCTACCTTACCTGATGCCGCTTCACGAGACCTGGATGTACGCGGAAACCGCTTACCATCTCCACCCTTTCCTAGAAGATTTCGAGTTCTTGACCTACCCGTTTCTAGGCGCCTTAGGGAGGTTACCTGGCTGGTTCCTGATGGCTTACTTCTTTGTAGCCTACCTTGGGATAGTGAGGAGAAAAGAATGGCCTCACTTCTTCAGGTTCCATGTGGTGATGGGTATGCTGCTTGAAATCGCTCTTCAGGTTATAGGAACTGTTAGCAAGTGGATGCCTCTTGGACTCTATTGGGGTAAGTTTGGGATGCATTTCTGGACGGCCGTTGCGTTTGCTTATCTGTTTACCGTCCTTGAAAGCATAAGGTGTGCGCTTGCCGGTATGTACGCTGACATCCCATTTGTTTGTGATGCTGCGTATATCCAGATCCCATACGACTAA
- the LOC106295234 gene encoding protein TIC 20-I, chloroplastic isoform X1, with translation MMISGCSALTSHVLTSSWGFKPSSYRATASGGQTQRCLAPSSLSVIKNSLGSHLPFNGLQASVQRGVPLSNLSASSSRLLNGEQGSLSSTLPVLPIRRKALLSPRASKDVPSSFRFPPMTKKPQWWWRTLACLPYLMPLHETWMYAETAYHLHPFLEDFEFLTYPFLGALGRLPGWFLMAYFFVAYLGIVRRKEWPHFFRFHVVMGMLLEIALQVIGTVSKWMPLGLYWGKFGMHFWTAVAFAYLFTVLESIRCALAGMYADIPFVCDAAYIQIPYD, from the exons ATGATGATAAGTGGATGCAGCGCGTTAACTTCACATGTTCTAACAAGCTCTTGGGGTTTCAAGCCATCTTCATACAGAGCTACAGCTTCAGGAGGACAGACTCAACGTTGTCTTGCTCCGAGTTCATTGTCTGTCATAAAGAACTCTTTGGGCTCACATTTACCATTTAATGGGCTTCAAGCTAGTGTACAAAGAG GTGTGCCTCTTTCAAACCTCTCAGCCTCGTCTTCTCGGCTTCTGAATGGGGAACAAGGTAGTCTGTCTAGTACATTACCCGTGTTACCCATCCGCAGGAAAGCCCTTTTGTCCCCAAGAGCGTCAAAAGATGTACCATCCAGCTTCCGGTTTCCTCCAATGACCAAAAAGCCACAATGGTGGTGGAGAACCTTGGCATGCCTACCTTACCTGATGCCGCTTCACGAGACCTGGATGTACGCGGAAACCGCTTACCATCTCCACCCTTTCCTAGAAGATTTCGAGTTCTTGACCTACCCGTTTCTAGGCGCCTTAGGGAGGTTACCTGGCTGGTTCCTGATGGCTTACTTCTTTGTAGCCTACCTTGGGATAGTGAGGAGAAAAGAATGGCCTCACTTCTTCAGGTTCCATGTGGTGATGGGTATGCTGCTTGAAATCGCTCTTCAGGTTATAGGAACTGTTAGCAAGTGGATGCCTCTTGGACTCTATTGGGGTAAGTTTGGGATGCATTTCTGGACGGCCGTTGCGTTTGCTTATCTGTTTACCGTCCTTGAAAGCATAAGGTGTGCGCTTGCCGGTATGTACGCTGACATCCCATTTGTTTGTGATGCTGCGTATATCCAGATCCCATACGACTAA